The following are encoded together in the Gasterosteus aculeatus chromosome 7, fGasAcu3.hap1.1, whole genome shotgun sequence genome:
- the puraa gene encoding purine-rich element binding protein Aa, producing the protein MADRDSGSEQGGAPTGPGFGSMHPATGGAGSASGLQHETQELASKRVDIQNKRFYLDVKQNAKGRFLKIAEVGAGGNKSRLTLSMSVAVEFRDYLGDFIEHYAQLGPSNPALVQDEPRRALKSEFLVRENRKYYMDLKENQRGRFLRIRQTVNRGPGLGSTQGQTIALPAQGLIEFRDALAKLIDDYGVEDEPAELPEGSSLTVDNKRFFFDVGSNKYGVFMRVSEVKPTYRNSITVPYKVWSKFGNTFCKYAEEMKKIQEKQREKRACELQQQEELQADDDGDED; encoded by the coding sequence ATGGCGGACAGAGACAGTGGTAGCGAGCAGGGAGGAGCACCCACGGGCCCGGGCTTCGGCTCCATGCACCCGGCTACCGGAGGGGCGGGCTCGGCTTCCGGGCTCCAACACGAGACCCAGGAGCTGGCGTCGAAGCGGGTTGACATCCAAAACAAACGCTTCTATCTGGACGTAAAGCAGAACGCGAAAGGCCGCTTCTTGAAGATCGCCGAAGTCGGGGCCGGTGGAAACAAGAGCCGCCTCACTCTCTCCATGTCCGTGGCGGTCGAGTTCCGCGACTACTTGGGGGACTTCATCGAACACTACGCCCAGCTGGGTCCCAGCAACCCGGCGCTGGTGCAGGACGAGCCCCGGCGAGCCCTCAAGAGCGAGTTCTTGGTCCGGGAGAATCGGAAGTATTACATGGATCTGAAAGAGAACCAGAGGGGACGGTTCCTGAGGATCCGACAGACCGTTAACCGGGGGCCCGGTTTGGGATCCACGCAAGGCCAGACGATCGCTCTGCCGGCCCAGGGACTTATTGAGTTTCGTGACGCTTTGGCTAAACTTATTGACGATTACGGCGTAGAGGACGAACCCGCAGAGTTGCCCGAAGGGTCATCGTTGACTGTGGACAACAAGCGGTTTTTCTTCGACGTCGGATCCAATAAGTACGGTGTGTTCATGCGCGTGAGCGAGGTGAAGCCGACGTACCGCAACTCGATCACGGTGCCCTACAAAGTGTGGTCCAAATTCGGGAACACTTTCTGTAAATATGccgaggagatgaagaagatcCAGGAGAAGCAGCGGGAGAAAAGGGCATGCGAGCTGCAGCAACAAGAGGAGCTGCAGGCGGACGACGACGGCGACGAGGATTGA
- the LOC120821392 gene encoding uncharacterized protein LOC120821392 isoform X1, producing the protein MLQQILDDMFIDPDVLDALNDDQKKILFLKMRQEQVRRWTEREEKLESEAVDGERKRTAPKTANRKNVSWLPGRDGDVAVIVIGERDELNSKFIHSGFGEKSLQNNACHQTILKSRTTAPVAAERENTQPGISLNLKGKREETSTALPLPVSASGHPSPPAAEKPEPKSASVTREEEPAPWRSISARLLGTPNAVDGRAASANPAPANPAPANPAPAILAPTNPAPANPAAAILAPTNPAPTNPAPTNPAPRCGHANLTPTPSPRGTARVDSTATGGGLRDGGPQKPQVSQSGKDVAASEAPRRAVPGGGGWSGNAAAACAGRGRVAQLMKTFSTESPGGPAQTPSPPRGVKPPLPNKPGHLRLKTTPTVR; encoded by the exons ATGCTGCAGCAGATCTTGGACGACATGTTCATCGACCCCGATGTGCTGGACGCGCTTAACGACGACCAGAAAAAGATCCTGTTCTTGAAAATGCGGCAGGAGCAGGTACGGCGCTGGACAGAGCgggaggagaagctggagagCGAAGCGGTGGACGGCGAGCGCAAACGAACAGCGCCAAAAACAG CCAACCGCAAGAATGTGAGCTGGCTGCCCGGTCGGGATGGCGATGTGGCGGTCATCGTGATCGGGGAGCGGGATGAGCTGAACTCCAAATTCATCCACTCGGGATTCGGAGAAAAGAGTCTTCAGAACAATGCATG CCATCAAACCATCTTGAAGAGCAGAACCACAGCACCTGTCGCAGCTGAACGAGAGAACACACAACCTGGAATTTCACTAAatctgaag ggGAAGCGCGAGGAGACGAGCACCGCGCTCCCTCTGCCG GTGTCAGCGAGTGGACATCCGTCACCtccagcagctgaaaag CCAGAGCCTAAGTCGGCGAGCGTGACCAGGGAAGAGGAGCCGGCTCCCTGGCGCTCCATCTCCGCCCGGCTTCTCGGGACACCAAACGCTGTGGACGGGAGAGCGGCTTCTGCCAACCCGGCACCCGCCAACCCGGCACCCGCCAACCCGGCGCCCGCCATCTTAGCGCCCACCAACCCGGCGCCTGCCAACCCGGCGGCCGCCATCCTAGCGCCCACCAACCCGGCGCCCACCAACCCGGCGCCCACCAACCCGGCGCCCAGATGTGGCCACGCCAACCTGACGCCGACACCTTCCCCACGCGGCACCGCCCGGGTGGACTCTACGGCGACCGGGGGCGGCCTGCGCGACGGGGGGCCTCAGAAGCCCCAGGTATCCCAGAGCGGGAAAG ATGTCGCTGCATCAGAAGCGCCTCGGAGGGCcgtcccgggggggggcgggtggtcGGGGAACGCGGCGGCGGCCTGCGCGGGGCGCGGCCGGGTGGCCCAGCTGATGAAAACCTTCAGCACCGAAAGCCCCGGCGGCCCAGCGCAGACGCCGTCGCCCCCTCGCGGCGTCAAGCCCCCCCTGCCCAACAAGCCCGGCCACTTGCGTCTAAAGACCACTCCCACTGTCAGGTAA
- the LOC120821392 gene encoding uncharacterized protein LOC120821392 isoform X2 yields MLQQILDDMFIDPDVLDALNDDQKKILFLKMRQEQVRRWTEREEKLESEAVDGERKRTAPKTANRKNVSWLPGRDGDVAVIVIGERDELNSKFIHSGFGEKSLQNNACHQTILKSRTTAPVAAERENTQPGISLNLKPEPKSASVTREEEPAPWRSISARLLGTPNAVDGRAASANPAPANPAPANPAPAILAPTNPAPANPAAAILAPTNPAPTNPAPTNPAPRCGHANLTPTPSPRGTARVDSTATGGGLRDGGPQKPQVSQSGKDVAASEAPRRAVPGGGGWSGNAAAACAGRGRVAQLMKTFSTESPGGPAQTPSPPRGVKPPLPNKPGHLRLKTTPTVR; encoded by the exons ATGCTGCAGCAGATCTTGGACGACATGTTCATCGACCCCGATGTGCTGGACGCGCTTAACGACGACCAGAAAAAGATCCTGTTCTTGAAAATGCGGCAGGAGCAGGTACGGCGCTGGACAGAGCgggaggagaagctggagagCGAAGCGGTGGACGGCGAGCGCAAACGAACAGCGCCAAAAACAG CCAACCGCAAGAATGTGAGCTGGCTGCCCGGTCGGGATGGCGATGTGGCGGTCATCGTGATCGGGGAGCGGGATGAGCTGAACTCCAAATTCATCCACTCGGGATTCGGAGAAAAGAGTCTTCAGAACAATGCATG CCATCAAACCATCTTGAAGAGCAGAACCACAGCACCTGTCGCAGCTGAACGAGAGAACACACAACCTGGAATTTCACTAAatctgaag CCAGAGCCTAAGTCGGCGAGCGTGACCAGGGAAGAGGAGCCGGCTCCCTGGCGCTCCATCTCCGCCCGGCTTCTCGGGACACCAAACGCTGTGGACGGGAGAGCGGCTTCTGCCAACCCGGCACCCGCCAACCCGGCACCCGCCAACCCGGCGCCCGCCATCTTAGCGCCCACCAACCCGGCGCCTGCCAACCCGGCGGCCGCCATCCTAGCGCCCACCAACCCGGCGCCCACCAACCCGGCGCCCACCAACCCGGCGCCCAGATGTGGCCACGCCAACCTGACGCCGACACCTTCCCCACGCGGCACCGCCCGGGTGGACTCTACGGCGACCGGGGGCGGCCTGCGCGACGGGGGGCCTCAGAAGCCCCAGGTATCCCAGAGCGGGAAAG ATGTCGCTGCATCAGAAGCGCCTCGGAGGGCcgtcccgggggggggcgggtggtcGGGGAACGCGGCGGCGGCCTGCGCGGGGCGCGGCCGGGTGGCCCAGCTGATGAAAACCTTCAGCACCGAAAGCCCCGGCGGCCCAGCGCAGACGCCGTCGCCCCCTCGCGGCGTCAAGCCCCCCCTGCCCAACAAGCCCGGCCACTTGCGTCTAAAGACCACTCCCACTGTCAGGTAA